The following are encoded in a window of Brevibacillus ruminantium genomic DNA:
- a CDS encoding GerMN domain-containing protein — protein MKMRSIGKMTAAVGVSALLLSGCGLFGPEKEATSIDPPPQSEVAVETPGAHSPADAAAGEPVAATQGSAERTVYLLDANGYVVPVSLTLPKEEGVAKQVLTYMVQDGPVQSMLPSGFSAVLPKGTQVKGLVIKDGVATVDFSKEFRKYDDKQEKKIVDAVTRALTEFSNVKSVQIWINGTPLAEMPANNTPLSLLDRNQGLNLELAEGAVPGKTTSVTIYFQGQLDDKRTYFVPVTRLVPETENVAKATVEELIKGPKEGSQLFSSLLRTTRILDVRQENSLVTVNLSDDILKYDEGREASPDALESLVLSISDSTGAKNVQLLVEGKPLTSGNFDFTKPVSRPIQINSMQY, from the coding sequence ATGAAAATGCGAAGCATCGGCAAAATGACGGCAGCGGTCGGAGTGAGCGCCTTGCTGCTGTCAGGGTGCGGATTGTTCGGACCTGAGAAGGAAGCGACCAGTATCGATCCGCCGCCGCAGTCAGAAGTAGCAGTAGAGACACCTGGCGCCCATTCCCCCGCAGACGCAGCAGCCGGAGAGCCGGTAGCGGCAACGCAAGGATCGGCAGAGAGAACCGTCTATCTTCTCGATGCCAATGGATATGTGGTACCTGTATCGTTGACCCTGCCCAAAGAAGAAGGGGTCGCCAAGCAGGTATTAACCTACATGGTTCAGGATGGTCCAGTGCAAAGCATGCTGCCAAGCGGCTTCTCGGCTGTCTTGCCAAAAGGGACCCAGGTAAAAGGGCTGGTGATCAAGGACGGCGTGGCAACAGTCGATTTTTCCAAGGAATTTCGCAAATACGACGACAAACAGGAAAAGAAAATCGTGGATGCCGTGACGCGGGCGCTTACCGAATTCAGCAATGTCAAATCCGTTCAGATTTGGATAAACGGCACGCCGCTCGCAGAAATGCCGGCAAACAACACGCCGCTCTCCCTGCTTGACCGGAACCAAGGGCTGAACCTGGAGCTAGCCGAGGGAGCCGTGCCTGGGAAAACGACGTCGGTAACCATCTATTTTCAGGGACAACTCGATGACAAACGGACTTATTTCGTCCCGGTCACTCGCTTAGTGCCGGAGACAGAAAATGTCGCCAAGGCTACGGTAGAAGAACTGATCAAAGGACCGAAAGAGGGCTCCCAACTGTTTAGTTCGCTCCTGCGAACGACCCGCATTCTCGATGTCAGGCAGGAAAACAGTTTGGTCACTGTCAATCTGAGTGATGATATCTTGAAGTACGATGAAGGCCGTGAAGCCAGTCCGGATGCGCTAGAATCGCTGGTGTTGTCGATCTCCGACAGCACGGGGGCCAAAAATGTGCAACTCCTGGTTGAAGGCAAGCCGCTGACGAGTGGAAATTTTGATTTTACCAAGCCGGTAAGCAGGCCGATTCAGATCAACTCGATGCAGTACTGA
- the racE gene encoding glutamate racemase — protein MSNHNPIAIIDSGVGGLTVAREVMRQLPEESILYFGDNARCPYGSKTPEEIRTNTFQMIEFVSAFPIKALVVACNTATAVVLEEAKSILSYPVIGVIEPGARAAHGQTKSGRIGVIGTETTIRSGAYENAIKRINPGAFVFGLACPGFVPLVESNQLGSDEAREEVRRTLAPLLSYRLDTLILGCTHYPLLAPLIQETLGPTITLISSAEETARELAALSKKQAGRKFPSAPEHLFFTSGDAVTFQRIAEDWLRFPVRVERQSLEVLTHFK, from the coding sequence ATGAGCAACCATAATCCAATTGCCATCATTGATTCCGGAGTGGGAGGATTAACTGTCGCAAGGGAAGTGATGCGGCAATTGCCGGAAGAATCGATTCTGTATTTCGGGGACAACGCACGCTGTCCGTACGGCTCCAAAACGCCAGAAGAGATACGGACCAACACCTTTCAAATGATTGAGTTTGTTTCCGCATTTCCCATCAAGGCATTGGTGGTGGCCTGCAATACAGCTACAGCCGTCGTATTGGAAGAGGCAAAATCGATTTTGTCTTATCCTGTGATCGGTGTCATCGAGCCGGGAGCGCGGGCAGCGCATGGACAGACAAAAAGCGGGCGGATTGGCGTTATCGGTACGGAGACGACGATACGCTCCGGCGCGTATGAAAACGCGATCAAGCGCATCAATCCGGGCGCATTTGTGTTTGGGCTGGCTTGTCCCGGCTTTGTTCCGCTTGTAGAGAGCAACCAGCTCGGCTCGGACGAAGCCAGGGAAGAGGTGCGGCGTACATTGGCGCCTTTGCTATCCTACCGTCTGGATACGTTAATTTTGGGATGTACCCATTATCCTCTGCTCGCACCGCTCATTCAGGAAACGCTTGGACCTACGATCACGCTGATCAGCTCGGCAGAGGAAACTGCGCGAGAATTAGCGGCATTGAGCAAAAAACAGGCAGGCCGGAAATTCCCTTCAGCTCCTGAGCATCTGTTCTTTACCAGCGGAGATGCCGTCACTTTTCAACGCATTGCCGAGGATTGGCTCCGTTTCCCGGTGAGAGTAGAGCGTCAGTCACTGGAGGTTCTTACCCACTTCAAATAG